The Mesorhizobium sp. M3A.F.Ca.ET.080.04.2.1 genome contains the following window.
GACCGCGGATCTGATCGACGCACGAAACGCCTAGCAGCAGTTTGTTTGGCTACGACGGGCCGAAGGAGCAGCATGGATTTCCTGGTCAGGTTTTGGGGCGTGCGCGGCAGCATCTCGGTATCGGGACCAGAATTCGCTCGCTACGGCGGCAATACAATCTGCATTGAGATGCGATGCGGCAAGCATACGCTTCTGTTCGACGCGGGCTCTGGACTACGGCCTGCCGGGAGAGCGCTTCGGGCGTCAGGCGTGACCGATTTCGATCTGCTTTTCACCCATTGCCACTACGATCACATTATCGGGCTGCCGGCTTTTGCGCCGATCTATGACCGCAGCGTTAAGGTTGCGCTTTGGTCCGGGCATCTTGCAGGGCGCATGACGACCCGGCAGATGATCGATGAGTTCATGCGGCCGCCATGGTTCCCGGTGAAACTGGATATCTGCAAGGCAAGGCTCGACTGTCACGATTTTGCTTCCGGAGACGTGCTTCGGCCGCGCGAGGGGGTTGTGGTGCGAACCGCCAGCCTTCTTCATCCGGGCGGCTG
Protein-coding sequences here:
- a CDS encoding MBL fold metallo-hydrolase, with translation MDFLVRFWGVRGSISVSGPEFARYGGNTICIEMRCGKHTLLFDAGSGLRPAGRALRASGVTDFDLLFTHCHYDHIIGLPAFAPIYDRSVKVALWSGHLAGRMTTRQMIDEFMRPPWFPVKLDICKARLDCHDFASGDVLRPREGVVVRTASLLHPGGCIGYRVEWGGRVVAVITDTEHEPGKLDQAVLGLIEDADLVIYDCTYTEEEMEHRRGNGHSTWQQGVKLCEAAGARGLALFHHDPARTDEELDAMEKLAKDRFAGAFAARDGQTLTFPVSLHKKR